TGCTAAAATAGAAAGCAAGAATGTTGTAATCTTAGGTGCTAGAGATCTTGATGTAAAAGAGAGAGAAGTAATTGAAGAGTTAGGAGTTAAAGTAATTCCTTACGATGAGGTTGTACATAAAGGATTAGAAAATGTTTTAGATGAAATTAGAGATTACTTAAAAATTGATAATATTCATATAAGTTTTGACGTAGATTCAGTTGATCCTGAGTTTGCACCAGGAGTAAGTACACCAGTAAGAAACGGATTTACACCTGAGGAAATGTTTAAAACATTTAGATTCTTATTTAAGAATTACTCTATCACATCGGTAGATATAGTAGAGTTTAATCCAGTAAATGACAAAAATGAAAAAACGATGAATTTTGTAAATGATTTAACGGAGTTTGTATTAAATCCAAACGTATAGTTTATAGAGGTGTGAGATGAAAAAGGCGGTATTAGCTAATTTAGAGCAGAATTATTCAACGTATAGTAAAAGTTTTAAAAAAATTGTAGATTTTATAAAACATAACCAGAGCATAGTTTCATTTATTTCTATAAATGAGTTAGCTAAGGAGACAGGAACTAGTCCGGCTACAATAACAAGATTTTCAAAAAATTTAGGATTTAAAGGGTATCCTGATTTCCAAAGAGTTTTTCAAAAGGATGTTGAAATTTCGACTTCTCAAATGAAAGAATTTAGAGAAGAGATTGATTCAATGTCAGGTGATGGAATACTTTCTGAGATCATAACTACAAACATTGAGCTTTTAGAAGAGATGGATGTTACATCTATTGAAGATCAATTAGAGTCAGCAATGGAAATGATAAAAAGTAGTAGAAAGTTATATATTTTAGGAGCTAGAGGTTCTTATGCACTAGCATATTATTTATACTTTATGTTAAAGGAATTAAGAGAAGATGTAGAGTTGATGATATCAGGAGCTTCTGATTTCACAGATAAGCTATTATACTCGAGCCCAGATGATGTGCTGTTTACAATATCATTCCACCCATATACAAACTTCACGTGTCAAGTTACTGAG
This sequence is a window from Cetobacterium sp. ZOR0034. Protein-coding genes within it:
- a CDS encoding MurR/RpiR family transcriptional regulator, with the translated sequence MKKAVLANLEQNYSTYSKSFKKIVDFIKHNQSIVSFISINELAKETGTSPATITRFSKNLGFKGYPDFQRVFQKDVEISTSQMKEFREEIDSMSGDGILSEIITTNIELLEEMDVTSIEDQLESAMEMIKSSRKLYILGARGSYALAYYLYFMLKELREDVELMISGASDFTDKLLYSSPDDVLFTISFHPYTNFTCQVTEFFKEQGNKIITMTDKKDSVLGNISDLVITTKNGGKAYTFVPGIIILNALLLKFGKQNKEESIERLDKLKKITDRFNIYQR